From the genome of Methylocystis heyeri:
CAGCGCATAGCCGGTCGCCTGCGCGTTGAGCCGCGCCAGCATCAGGGCGAGCCATGACCCCTTGAACCCCGTGTGGCCGGTGACGAAGACGCGTTTATTGCGCCAGAACGATGACGAGATCACCAGATTTTCCACTTCGCTCGGCCCGAGGACCATTCTTCTTCGAGAAAGATTTTGTCGCGCAGCGTATCCATCGGATACCAGAAGCCGTCGTGCACGAAGGCCCGCAGCTCGCCCATTCTGGCGAGTTCGTTGAGCGGACCGCGCTCCCACACGACCGAGTCGCCTTCGATCAGTTCGGCGACCTTGGGCGACAGCAAAAAGAAGCCGCCATTGACCCATCCGCTCTCCGCGATGGGTTTTTCTGCAAAGGCGGTGACGCTGTCGTAGTCGAGGGTCATGGAGCCGAAACGCATCGCCGGCCGGACCGCGGCGACGGTCGCGAGCTTCCCATGCGACTTGTGAAAGGCGAGTTCTGCGGTCAGATCGATGTCGGAGACGCCGTCGCCATAGGTCAGCGCGAAGACTTCCTCGTTTGCGACATGCTCGATGACGCGCTTCAGGCGTCCGCCGGTCTGGGTATTGTCGCCGGTGTCGACGAGCGTGACGCGCCAGGGCTCCGCATTTTCGCGATGAACCTCCATAGCGCGCGTGCGCATGTCGAAGGTCACATCCGACATATGCAGGAAATAGTTGGAGAAGAACTCCTTTATATAATAGCCCTTATAGCCGAGGCAGAGCACGAATTCATTGAAGCCGTGAGCCGAATAGGTCTTCATGATGTGCCACAGAATCGGCCTGCCGCCGATCTCGACCATAGGCTTCGGACGCACCGAGGTTTCCTCGGCGAGCCTCGTTCCCAGTCCGCCTGTCAGAATGACTACCTTCATCGCCCGTGTTCTTCAAAAGCTCTCGCAAGGGCCGTGCGGAGCGGGGCTCCGCTGAGCGCCGCGCGCCCGGACCGACGACTGGATTCTTTCATTCGATAATGAGCGGAAACCGGTTAATGCTTCGCTTAACGCTCCGGCGCAGACCGCACAGATCATTAACAATCCCGGTCATTAAATCCGCTCATCTCGGAGCGAGCGCGATCAATCCGGCGCCGAGCAAGCAAAGACAGGCCCCCGCGAGATCATAGGCGTCGGGGCGAGCGCCTTCCACGGCCCAGAGCCAGAACAGGGAGAGCGCTATATAGACGCCGCCATAGGCGGCGAAGGCCCGGCCGGCCAGAGCGGAGTCGACCCGCGCAAGGGCCATGGCGAATATGGCGAGACTGACGAGGCCGGGCTCCATCCAGAGCGCGGAGCGGCCGAGCCGCAGCCAGACCCAGAAGCACCAGCAGCCGGCTATCTCGCAGCAGCCCGCGACCAGAAAATAGAAAAAGCTCATTTCGACGCCTCCCGTGACGCCCGTTAACCTTTGTGATCCGCGCCAGCGCCGCAGCGCGCCCGCCGTCGAACCAAATCCTGCGCCAGATCTTTCACGCCGGCGGCCCAGGCGTCCGGAGACGGGGCGCATTCTCGCGCGTAATCGGCTCCGTAACGGTTAATCCTGTGGCTGCGCGAGACCGCCGCGCACGGCGGCGCGATCCCTATCTGGCCCAGTTCGAAACGCAGCGGTAAAAAGCGCCGGCGGCGAACGTCGGGAGCGACGGCAGGCGCAAGGTCGGCCAGCCTCCAGCTTTGGGGGATTGGTCCCGCTCGGGCGCAAGATATCGAGAGAACAACCGGCCAACGGGACGAATTCCGTGATTCGGGCGGGTTATGTTCTCCTTTGGCCCCGAAGATTAACCGCGAGGCCGGAATCCTGCGCGGCCGGGTTAAGCCCTCGGCGAAACCCGGCTTTGAAACCGGCGTCCCGATTTCGAACGCCGCATTAACCCTCTCGCATCTTTCCGGCGCCCGGCCGCATCCAGATCTTGCGGCGCGAACGCCTCGCTCCGCAAGTTTTAGTCGGAACGCACGGCCAACAGTCGCCGAGCAGCGATTCGTGCCGGCTTCGTTCATGCTTCCGCCATAGGGTTAATCCAGACCTTAAAAAAGGCGTGCTTGACATTAACGAGCCGCCTCGAAAGCTTCGCTCGATCCGCTTTTTTTGCGCAGAGCGCTGCAACGCCTATATGTGGTGTTTCGCTATGGCTGTCGTCATCATATGGCGGGAACGGAAAGAGGACTCGGGAGAGGTCGGCGATTCGGGCGCGATTCGTTCCCAGCTTGTTCGAAAAGTAAAATCGCACTGCTGCAAAAGTTCCTTTATGAAACAAAACTACGCAAGTTGGCCGCGACTGCCCGGGTTTCGTTCGGGCTCCGCGCGGGTTTGAAGAGTTCGGCGCCGGGGTAGCGGGTGACAGAACAGGCGGAGAGGCGGCGGACGCAGCCTGAGACGATGGGTGAGCTGCTCGGCGAGCAGGCGGCTCGAATCCGGCCTTATCCGGGGCGGGCCGATGCGCGGCTCGCCGGAGTCTGCGCGTTGCTCGGGCCGACCAACACCGGCAAGACCCACCACGCCATCGAGCGCATGCTGTCTTTCCCCAGCGGAATGATCGGCCTTCCGCTCAGGCTGCTGGCGCGCGAGGTTTATAATCGCGTGGTTCAGCGCATCGGGGCCGACAATGTGGCGCTCGTGACTGGCGAGGAGAAGATCAAGCCGCGGGCTCCCCGCTACTGGATCGCGACCGTGGAGGCGATGCCCCGCGACGTCGACGTGGATTTCATCGCCATAGACGAGGTGCAGCTCGCGGCCGATCTCGACCGCGGCCATGTCTTCACAGACCGGCTGTTGCGATGGCGCGGGCGCCAGGA
Proteins encoded in this window:
- the rfbF gene encoding glucose-1-phosphate cytidylyltransferase; translated protein: MKVVILTGGLGTRLAEETSVRPKPMVEIGGRPILWHIMKTYSAHGFNEFVLCLGYKGYYIKEFFSNYFLHMSDVTFDMRTRAMEVHRENAEPWRVTLVDTGDNTQTGGRLKRVIEHVANEEVFALTYGDGVSDIDLTAELAFHKSHGKLATVAAVRPAMRFGSMTLDYDSVTAFAEKPIAESGWVNGGFFLLSPKVAELIEGDSVVWERGPLNELARMGELRAFVHDGFWYPMDTLRDKIFLEEEWSSGRAKWKIW
- a CDS encoding YnfA family protein — its product is MSFFYFLVAGCCEIAGCWCFWVWLRLGRSALWMEPGLVSLAIFAMALARVDSALAGRAFAAYGGVYIALSLFWLWAVEGARPDAYDLAGACLCLLGAGLIALAPR